From one Deltaproteobacteria bacterium genomic stretch:
- a CDS encoding (Fe-S)-binding protein, with amino-acid sequence MICLGRSENRFDRLWSRFRGMLVYGFAQVRVVSEGFGVNHLLLFWGFMFLLLMNVEFLVSGVFPRFSFWFLGDIPYGAMLFMADIMSVVVLVCVFNAVIRRMFFRPAYIDQTVDAFVILGLVAVLIVAYFGYHASEIRLNGKAISRWTMPVSSLLAPLFRGLTQEGGHALGRIFWWTHALVLLFFLNYLPYSKHLHILTAIPNIFFRNASFVNTVPRMIFRRGERFGVSKIVQYSWKDLLDFLSCTECGRCQAACPAHNTHKPLNPKEVVHEGKLNLLANGRILLASRPPDTLVSAPDSAEMAVPLINTRDESISVDAIWSCTTCGACMQQCPVFIEHVPKLIGLRRHLVVEKAAFPEELIAFFENSEQRFNPWGIAPNEREKWVHDRDIKILSHGAQVEYLFYVGCSGSFDPRGRMVTTAVAKILNAARLSWGVLGNEEKCCGDSLRRLGNEYVFDILVRDNIEIFKKYGIKKIITYCPHCFSTLKNDYGQYGVDFEVIHHSQLIHKLLQSGVLKLKGETGMRVTYHDPCYLGRYNNIYKEPRAIIARVCGGKAPVEMSRHGSESFCCGAGGGRMWLEENQGSRIYVERTKDALATDAEVISVACPYCMTMFEDGLKDENASGQIVVKDIAEIVAERLV; translated from the coding sequence ATGATCTGCCTCGGGCGGAGTGAGAATCGTTTTGATCGTCTCTGGTCGCGATTCCGGGGTATGCTGGTGTATGGCTTCGCCCAGGTTCGTGTTGTAAGTGAAGGATTCGGCGTGAACCACCTGCTTCTGTTCTGGGGTTTCATGTTTCTCCTTCTGATGAATGTGGAGTTTCTGGTCTCAGGTGTCTTCCCCCGCTTCTCCTTCTGGTTTTTGGGAGATATCCCCTATGGGGCCATGCTCTTCATGGCCGATATCATGTCGGTTGTGGTGCTGGTATGCGTTTTCAACGCCGTTATTCGGCGGATGTTCTTCCGTCCCGCCTATATCGACCAGACAGTGGATGCCTTTGTGATTTTGGGTCTGGTTGCCGTTCTAATAGTTGCCTACTTCGGTTATCATGCCAGCGAAATCCGGTTGAACGGAAAAGCGATTTCCCGCTGGACCATGCCGGTTTCTTCTCTCCTGGCGCCTCTCTTCCGGGGACTGACCCAGGAAGGGGGCCATGCCCTGGGACGGATATTCTGGTGGACTCATGCCCTGGTACTCTTGTTTTTCCTCAATTATCTGCCCTACAGCAAACATTTGCATATCCTGACGGCGATACCGAATATCTTTTTCAGGAATGCCTCATTTGTAAATACCGTTCCCCGGATGATCTTTCGTCGCGGGGAACGCTTTGGCGTTTCAAAGATAGTCCAATATTCATGGAAGGACCTGCTGGATTTCCTGTCCTGCACGGAGTGCGGCCGGTGCCAGGCGGCCTGCCCCGCCCATAACACGCACAAACCCCTGAATCCCAAGGAGGTTGTTCATGAGGGAAAACTCAATCTCTTGGCCAATGGCCGGATTCTGCTTGCTTCCAGACCCCCGGACACGCTTGTTTCCGCTCCCGATTCGGCCGAGATGGCTGTTCCGCTTATCAATACGCGTGACGAAAGCATTTCGGTTGATGCCATCTGGTCCTGTACGACATGCGGGGCCTGCATGCAGCAGTGTCCTGTTTTTATCGAACATGTACCGAAACTGATTGGGCTCCGGCGTCATCTGGTTGTGGAAAAGGCTGCCTTCCCGGAAGAATTGATCGCTTTTTTCGAAAATTCGGAACAGCGATTCAATCCCTGGGGAATCGCACCGAATGAACGGGAAAAGTGGGTCCATGACCGGGACATCAAGATCCTTTCACATGGCGCCCAAGTCGAGTATCTCTTCTATGTGGGCTGTTCGGGATCCTTTGATCCAAGGGGCAGGATGGTGACGACGGCTGTGGCGAAGATCCTCAACGCCGCCCGTCTTTCCTGGGGTGTGCTGGGTAATGAGGAGAAATGCTGTGGCGATTCTCTGCGGAGACTGGGGAACGAATATGTTTTCGATATCCTGGTGAGGGACAATATAGAAATCTTCAAAAAGTACGGGATCAAAAAAATCATCACCTACTGTCCTCATTGTTTCAGTACATTGAAAAACGATTACGGGCAGTACGGCGTCGATTTCGAGGTGATCCACCATTCCCAACTCATTCACAAGCTCCTGCAGAGCGGCGTACTCAAACTGAAAGGGGAAACGGGGATGCGCGTCACGTACCATGATCCATGCTATCTCGGACGTTATAACAATATCTACAAGGAGCCGAGAGCGATCATCGCCAGGGTCTGCGGCGGAAAGGCGCCTGTAGAAATGAGCCGCCACGGTTCGGAGAGTTTCTGTTGTGGCGCAGGCGGCGGCCGCATGTGGCTCGAGGAAAATCAGGGAAGCCGAATTTATGTCGAACGGACAAAAGATGCCCTGGCAACGGATGCGGAAGTGATCAGTGTGGCGTGTCCGTACTGTATGACCATGTTTGAGGACGGACTGAAGGACGAAAATGCTTCCGGACAGATTGTCGTAAAGGATATTGCGGAGATTGTGGCGGAGCGTCTGGTATAG
- a CDS encoding 4Fe-4S dicluster domain-containing protein, whose protein sequence is MTMEKKVKRPRGKAELIPGKCIACGARCQAACKVDAIEMNEKDEPIILTDKCIGCAKCVKVCPAEALRMAFTPEEQRLLEELDKGSAEHSEPVEDEDASASMTEKTESSLDAWRGVWVFVEQAEGKAHSVSWELLGAGRTLARDLQVQLSAFVLGSNIKHLADEAFAYGADVVFMTEDPLLEHYRTEPYLHGALTLIRKYKPEVILIGATGLGRDLAGAIATELQTGLTADCTGLAIDKSRRLLEQTRPAFGGNIMATILTETARPQMASVRPHVMPKPDVHPGRTGPVMTEPFGLQTDLLNSAVLEIIPLKTEGAIDISVANVIVSGGRGFQNAENFKILYDLADLLGGVVASSRSAVDAGWMPHERQVGQTGKTVRPKLYIACAISGAIQHLVGMQDSEHIIAINTDRNAPIFQVAHLGIVGDVFEILPALIDKLHTSWAHPVSSDISNLFWLDLEKQPGQVTGP, encoded by the coding sequence GTGACGATGGAAAAAAAAGTCAAGAGACCCCGCGGCAAGGCTGAATTGATCCCCGGAAAGTGTATTGCATGCGGAGCCCGCTGCCAAGCGGCCTGCAAGGTGGATGCCATAGAAATGAACGAAAAGGATGAGCCCATCATTCTGACGGACAAGTGTATCGGCTGCGCGAAATGTGTCAAGGTTTGCCCGGCGGAGGCGCTTCGGATGGCTTTTACTCCGGAGGAGCAGAGGTTGCTGGAAGAACTCGACAAGGGGAGTGCTGAGCACAGTGAGCCGGTTGAAGACGAGGATGCCTCGGCATCGATGACGGAGAAAACGGAATCGTCTCTCGATGCCTGGAGAGGTGTCTGGGTGTTTGTGGAACAGGCCGAAGGCAAGGCCCATTCGGTGTCCTGGGAACTTCTCGGCGCGGGTCGGACCCTTGCCAGGGACTTGCAGGTCCAATTGTCTGCGTTCGTTCTCGGTTCGAACATCAAACATCTGGCGGATGAGGCTTTTGCGTACGGGGCCGACGTTGTTTTTATGACAGAGGATCCGCTTCTGGAACACTATCGTACGGAGCCCTATCTGCACGGGGCCTTGACCCTGATTCGGAAATACAAACCGGAAGTGATATTGATTGGGGCAACGGGGTTGGGGCGTGATCTGGCGGGAGCCATTGCCACGGAGTTGCAGACGGGACTGACCGCGGACTGTACGGGTCTGGCGATCGACAAGAGCCGCCGGCTTCTGGAGCAGACGCGCCCAGCATTCGGGGGCAACATCATGGCGACGATTCTAACGGAAACGGCACGCCCCCAGATGGCTTCCGTCCGTCCCCACGTGATGCCGAAGCCGGATGTACACCCCGGTCGAACGGGGCCTGTCATGACGGAACCCTTCGGGTTGCAGACCGATCTTCTGAACAGCGCCGTGCTGGAGATCATTCCCCTGAAAACTGAGGGCGCCATCGATATTTCGGTGGCCAATGTGATTGTCAGCGGTGGCCGGGGTTTTCAGAACGCGGAGAATTTCAAGATACTGTACGATCTGGCAGATCTTCTGGGGGGTGTGGTGGCCTCTTCGCGCAGCGCTGTGGATGCCGGCTGGATGCCCCATGAACGTCAAGTCGGCCAGACGGGGAAAACCGTTCGTCCCAAACTCTACATTGCCTGCGCGATTTCCGGGGCGATTCAACACCTGGTTGGGATGCAGGATTCGGAGCATATCATTGCGATAAACACAGACCGCAATGCGCCGATCTTTCAGGTTGCCCATTTGGGCATCGTCGGGGATGTTTTCGAAATCCTCCCCGCTCTGATCGATAAATTGCACACGAGCTGGGCACACCCGGTCTCATCGGACATCTCGAATCTGTTCTGGCTGGATCTGGAAAAACAGCCCGGACAGGTTACAGGTCCGTAG
- a CDS encoding electron transfer flavoprotein subunit beta/FixA family protein: protein MHYVVCVKMVPDTTQVIIDPVTNTLVREGVPFITNPFDNHAVEEALRLKEKYGGCVTAISMGPPAADAVLKKAMALGVDDAVLLSDRAFGGADTLATSLVLSEAIRRLDGQKPVDIVLCGKQTIDGDTAQVGPGIACRLKYSQLTLVDRILEIHKEKRIIVVRRVLEEMHEIVESRLPVLITVVREVNVPRYPTVPGRLEALEAKVPIWTNDVLKLDPDMIGLRGSPTQVRKIFAPQRDKGEIVDGEGEKMDRAVDMVFKKLLDWDFISLGH from the coding sequence ATGCATTATGTTGTCTGTGTGAAAATGGTACCGGACACAACACAGGTGATCATCGACCCTGTAACGAACACCCTGGTCCGCGAAGGGGTGCCGTTTATTACGAATCCTTTTGACAATCATGCGGTGGAAGAGGCCTTGCGTTTGAAAGAAAAATATGGCGGCTGCGTGACAGCCATTTCGATGGGTCCCCCCGCGGCGGACGCGGTTCTGAAAAAGGCCATGGCCCTTGGTGTAGACGATGCCGTATTGCTCAGTGATCGTGCCTTCGGGGGCGCCGATACATTGGCGACAAGTCTGGTTTTGTCGGAAGCGATCCGCAGGCTCGACGGGCAAAAGCCGGTGGATATCGTTTTATGCGGTAAACAGACGATCGACGGTGACACGGCCCAGGTGGGACCGGGAATTGCGTGTCGGCTGAAATATTCACAACTGACGTTGGTGGACCGTATTCTGGAGATTCACAAGGAAAAACGGATCATTGTTGTTCGGCGCGTTCTCGAGGAAATGCACGAGATCGTCGAGTCGAGGCTGCCTGTATTGATTACGGTGGTTCGCGAAGTGAATGTGCCCCGTTACCCAACGGTCCCGGGGCGTCTGGAGGCGCTGGAAGCAAAAGTGCCGATCTGGACGAATGACGTTCTGAAACTGGATCCGGATATGATCGGCTTGAGAGGATCCCCGACACAGGTGCGCAAGATTTTTGCCCCGCAGCGGGACAAGGGTGAGATCGTCGATGGGGAGGGAGAAAAGATGGACAGGGCGGTGGACATGGTTTTCAAAAAGCTTCTGGACTGGGATTTCATATCGTTGGGGCACTGA
- the ppsA gene encoding phosphoenolpyruvate synthase, whose amino-acid sequence MMDEQLILWFDEIELKDIPQVGGKNASLGEMRRELTSKGVSVPDGFAVTAAAYRYLLESAGIGKEIKNVLKDLDTHDLDNLRSKGEQIRSLIYSAKFPDDLRNEVLKGYKRLCEEYGPDTDVAVRSSATAEDLPDASFAGQQETFLNVRGEDALIDACKRCFASLFTDRAISYRVDKGFDHLTIALSIGVQKMVRSDQGASGVIFSIDTESGFKEAILVTASYGLGETVVQGIVNPDEFYVFKPTLKEGFRSIIQKKLGTKEIKMIYSDSKKESATEIVPVPEEDRHNFCLSDDEVLKLGQWTAIIEGHYSEKAGYFKPMDIEWGKDGITQELFILQARPETVQSQKDGSVLENYVLCEEKTPILLGTSVGSRIGAGPVHIIESVKEIKTFKAGEVLVTEMTDPDWEPIMKIAAAIVTDRGGRTCHAAIVSRELGVPCIVGTENGTEVLKNVKEVTVSCAEGEVGRVYEGILKYDVNRVNVTTLKRPSTKIMMNVGNPENAFSLASIPNDGIGLARLEFIISHFISVHPMALVNFNQVTDEAVRAEIDRITRGYADRREFFIDRLAQGVAKIGAAFYPNDVIVRMSDFKSNEYYNLVGGSFFEPVEENPMIGFRGASRYYDDRYRDGFFMECDAMKRVRDVMGLTNVKLMIPFCRTLTEAGKVVRTMADRGLVQGENGLEIYMMVEIPSNVIMLEEFGEIFDGFSIGSNDLTQLTLGLDRDSAEVAHIFDERDAAVQELIRMAISKARKIGKKIGICGQAPSDYPEVARLLVEYGINSISLNSDTVLKTTAEILDAERKLGKA is encoded by the coding sequence ATGATGGATGAGCAACTGATTTTGTGGTTCGATGAGATAGAATTGAAGGATATTCCACAGGTAGGGGGCAAAAATGCATCCCTCGGCGAGATGAGAAGAGAGTTGACTTCCAAGGGGGTGAGCGTACCCGATGGATTTGCCGTAACCGCCGCGGCCTATCGATATCTGCTGGAATCCGCGGGAATCGGCAAGGAAATCAAAAATGTTCTGAAGGATCTGGACACACACGACCTGGATAATTTGCGAAGTAAAGGCGAGCAGATCCGGTCCCTGATTTATAGCGCGAAATTTCCCGATGATCTCCGTAATGAAGTTTTGAAGGGATATAAGCGCCTGTGTGAAGAGTACGGACCGGATACGGATGTCGCCGTCCGCAGTTCCGCCACGGCGGAGGATCTGCCCGACGCGAGTTTTGCCGGCCAGCAGGAGACATTCCTGAACGTCCGGGGCGAGGACGCCCTGATTGATGCGTGCAAGAGGTGTTTCGCTTCCCTGTTTACGGATCGGGCGATTTCCTACCGGGTGGATAAGGGTTTCGATCATCTGACTATCGCTTTATCCATTGGGGTACAAAAGATGGTTCGCTCGGATCAGGGGGCCTCGGGGGTTATCTTTTCTATCGACACCGAATCGGGTTTCAAGGAGGCAATTCTGGTTACCGCTTCCTATGGTTTGGGGGAGACCGTCGTTCAGGGGATCGTCAATCCTGATGAATTTTATGTCTTTAAACCGACCCTGAAGGAAGGTTTCCGTTCCATTATCCAGAAGAAACTGGGGACCAAGGAGATCAAGATGATCTACTCCGATTCCAAAAAGGAGAGCGCAACGGAGATTGTCCCGGTGCCCGAAGAGGATCGCCACAATTTTTGCCTGAGCGATGACGAGGTCCTGAAACTGGGCCAATGGACCGCCATCATTGAAGGACATTATTCAGAAAAGGCGGGTTATTTCAAACCCATGGATATCGAGTGGGGCAAGGACGGTATCACCCAGGAACTTTTCATCCTGCAGGCGAGGCCTGAAACCGTGCAATCCCAAAAGGACGGGAGTGTCCTCGAAAATTATGTTCTCTGTGAAGAAAAAACGCCCATTCTGCTCGGAACCAGTGTCGGCTCCAGGATTGGCGCAGGGCCGGTGCACATCATCGAATCGGTAAAGGAGATCAAGACTTTCAAAGCGGGCGAGGTCCTGGTGACTGAAATGACCGATCCTGACTGGGAGCCCATCATGAAGATCGCCGCAGCCATTGTGACCGATCGGGGAGGCAGAACCTGCCATGCGGCGATTGTAAGCCGTGAACTTGGGGTCCCCTGTATTGTGGGTACGGAAAACGGTACGGAGGTCTTGAAAAATGTCAAGGAGGTGACCGTTTCCTGTGCCGAGGGTGAAGTGGGAAGGGTATACGAAGGCATTCTGAAATATGATGTGAACCGGGTTAACGTCACCACGCTCAAGCGCCCATCCACGAAGATCATGATGAATGTCGGCAATCCGGAAAATGCTTTTTCCCTTGCCTCCATACCAAATGACGGCATAGGTCTGGCTCGCCTGGAGTTCATCATCAGCCATTTCATCAGTGTTCATCCCATGGCCCTCGTCAATTTCAACCAGGTGACGGACGAAGCTGTTCGTGCGGAAATTGACAGAATTACGAGAGGATATGCGGACCGGAGAGAGTTTTTTATCGACCGTCTGGCGCAAGGGGTGGCCAAGATCGGTGCCGCCTTCTACCCGAATGACGTGATCGTGCGTATGAGTGATTTCAAGAGCAACGAATATTATAACCTCGTCGGTGGTTCTTTCTTTGAACCCGTCGAGGAAAACCCGATGATCGGTTTCCGGGGTGCTTCCCGCTACTACGATGACCGCTATAGAGATGGTTTCTTTATGGAATGTGATGCCATGAAGCGTGTGCGGGACGTCATGGGGCTCACCAATGTCAAGTTGATGATCCCTTTTTGCCGGACGTTGACGGAAGCCGGGAAGGTTGTCCGAACCATGGCTGACCGGGGCCTGGTCCAGGGCGAGAATGGTCTTGAAATTTATATGATGGTGGAGATTCCCAGCAACGTGATCATGCTTGAAGAATTCGGGGAAATATTCGACGGCTTCTCCATTGGCTCCAATGACCTGACCCAGCTGACGTTGGGGTTGGACCGTGATTCCGCAGAAGTGGCCCACATTTTCGACGAACGGGACGCCGCCGTGCAGGAACTGATCAGGATGGCCATAAGCAAGGCAAGAAAAATCGGTAAAAAAATCGGTATCTGTGGTCAGGCACCCAGTGATTACCCCGAAGTGGCGAGACTTCTGGTCGAATACGGCATCAACAGCATATCCCTCAACTCCGATACGGTACTCAAGACCACCGCGGAAATATTGGATGCGGAACGAAAATTAGGGAAAGCCTAG
- a CDS encoding L,D-transpeptidase — MPQLSVRLTLAILLMCVIIAYNPRLISLPGPLPEDSAMEDLGRIVYPSLKNIPWRPHFILPDESLERLFGNRWVWVARFNRLDRRHAYPGMTIKVPLNLEDIEHYTPLPEMYGKAKPFRKYILIDVTEQWIGAYEYGKQKFSMPAVTGKAKHETPPGIFRVDALDRHHRSSLYDTADGKSKYPMDYAIRFYVSPDDTGYWIHARDMPGRPASHGCVGLFDEEMQNRVYKVPAEPVLNDAKKLYEWVMDGEETRVEAGGVQFMMNGPVLEVSGSLPVRLDFSQRM, encoded by the coding sequence ATGCCACAATTGTCCGTTCGTTTGACCCTGGCTATCCTCCTCATGTGCGTCATCATTGCATACAACCCGCGGCTTATCTCTCTTCCCGGCCCGCTTCCCGAGGATTCGGCCATGGAAGACCTGGGACGCATTGTTTATCCGAGTTTGAAGAATATCCCCTGGCGTCCCCATTTCATCCTCCCCGACGAAAGCCTGGAGCGGCTCTTTGGTAACCGATGGGTTTGGGTGGCCCGTTTCAACCGCCTTGACCGCCGTCACGCCTATCCGGGCATGACCATCAAGGTGCCTCTCAATCTCGAAGACATTGAACATTACACACCGCTGCCGGAAATGTACGGAAAAGCGAAGCCCTTTCGAAAATACATCCTTATTGATGTGACGGAACAGTGGATCGGGGCATACGAATACGGGAAACAGAAGTTTTCCATGCCCGCCGTTACAGGAAAGGCGAAACATGAAACGCCTCCCGGTATTTTCCGTGTGGACGCACTCGACAGGCACCATCGATCGTCTCTTTATGATACGGCTGACGGCAAATCAAAATATCCCATGGACTATGCCATCCGTTTTTATGTCTCTCCCGATGATACGGGATACTGGATTCACGCTCGGGATATGCCGGGGCGGCCTGCATCTCACGGTTGCGTCGGGCTGTTTGATGAAGAAATGCAGAACCGTGTCTACAAGGTTCCTGCCGAACCGGTTCTGAATGACGCGAAAAAACTGTATGAATGGGTTATGGACGGTGAGGAAACCAGGGTGGAGGCCGGCGGTGTACAGTTCATGATGAACGGACCTGTTCTTGAAGTGTCCGGGAGTCTGCCCGTACGTCTGGATTTTTCACAAAGGATGTAA